From a region of the Drosophila ananassae strain 14024-0371.13 chromosome XL, ASM1763931v2, whole genome shotgun sequence genome:
- the LOC6503906 gene encoding MAP kinase-activating death domain protein isoform X14 has translation MSDQQRASLCPRLVDYMAIVGAHTTPPMPKGLQGLKAPPVQVPDLLRRYPPSDHADFPLPLDMVYFCQPEGCTSVGPRRTGSAIRDMTSFVFALTDKDSGKTRYGICVNFYRPIERPSSAAGGAGVGGDRSGNGGGHGGGGGAGGGGGGGRGGRRSSAFRRESWRKSMERSSDSAFSSDYRSNVAPSDSDRELTSRRDSDQQRLHHQSQHHHQGHHGHPGHPGHHHVPKLGLMAPSADSESGGSHSPSPRASRKRTKLRNQSLTSLCIISHHPFFTTFRECLFILKKLIDACNESSSPKRVGASQKINRDNVWTVLTGHASEATPSIVLHDVREIETWILRLLSTPVPVPGSTRVEVEVLSPTVHEPLLFALPDHTRFSLVDFPLHLPLELLGVETCLKVWTLIMQENKVLFQSRDYNALSMSVMAFVTMLYPLEYMFPVIPLLPTCLSCAEQLLLAPTPFVIGVPASFLVYKKNFRLPDDIWVVDLDSTKLTPPTGGYEEIPPLPEPEGTILKNHLKQALTSMTATNQAVSSQQLLPSVRDSLQEPPLLGVSQVRLPLQTPPHSAQASQRNSVSAQGTISSRQPSPMNSPALNPFVYGTDVDSVDVATRVAMVRFFNAQNTLANFAEHTRTLRLYPRPVVAFQINSFLRSRPRASQFLNQFARTQAVEFLAEWSLTPTNVAFLRVQTGVMDPMQVGDKPKWFAHALTPIRFSVWDDGSSLNGALRSLKQLECQPTDESGSDSEGADSSSSSYSSLSDFVSEMASSDLSPSLHDVFGSYNRPHVVPQTLSSNLDPALVYHPPSKLQYPEGIQDAAASKKEEEEEDERADSPVSSSSSRSDLSSPSFNRDSEFDFQPKGSAQAGVPGPGAGGGAGFELATRLEATIKLASVEQEAEPDTRSSKVPPGKLQRHPSDSERHEKKLPPPLTPPIKQPGVSNILARTGSSGSSSSSPGRQSSQSSLFENFASHAKELVRETTRQSSQEGLLAHVDKFTLHAKKAAGEASKQALEVSKQAAGVSKNTLEDLTYVGKSTLGDLTKTAKEAATKKGIIKIEDHHGGPPSSPVPGGSVPPLKAPPGSQLATQKQVQQSGGTGGNNFFSSIGSDFNGLASSTSTMFSGMFGKKNQQKQAAVPHKAPVPSAKAKTGGLNFDPFPGRKGLVERTPLIKHSGPRQTQEELTRQQNQERSHSNAENQAFLKDVTNQVLAGEGVGWLKLNRFKKLMEDESYRTLVLSKLNKTLDKKIAPDDHIDDVCVTKPIWKGMLKCVQAIAAGLDVTFGNYGLGGMASVFQLMEVAHTHYWSKEINDGSDMSSSLLSSHAASPMGSRENLRSPSSPNGSHSGLGSEWASPQESRKSSTQLPPSGAGAGGTPAANRRLSSADSQDGQSTTEMFKDMLSQKRSALKNMLTSFDSDTTTSKDSKKSTGNLWSGKSTLSAGFRYTGGHLINTSSSPSPDSPRVYLFEGLLGKDRLNLWNQMQFWEDAFLDAVSQERDMIGMDQGPIEMMERYKSLSESERKRLEHDEDRLLSTMLYNLTAILVMLNVSKDEIRRKIRRLLGKSHIGLVYSQEVHNVVDQINNLNGNDIDLKPLGSRLLHRQSFTVHQGTDVNGPLRFMEVRDDGLVLRSVDGTIVERWWYERLVNMTYSPKTKLLCLWRRNGGQTQLHKYYTRKCKELYNCIKEAMERGGTPTNVPELGGEFPVQDMNTGEGGLLQVCLEGVGLLFSNSKDFEFFVRLDHIRKCFTQKGGIFVLEEYNPKTRNLIQRKYQSSMAAEIVLSFHRVTSVQFAYICHLNEASQRGVVGAGKRGSARETTEVEQRPPPVQPPGSA, from the exons ATGTCGGACCAGCAGAGAGCCTCCCTGTGTCCCCGCCTGGTGGATTACATGGCCATTGTGGGGGCCCACACGACGCCGCCCATGCCGAAGGGCCTCCAGGGCCTCAAGGCCCCTCCCGTGCAG GTGCCCGATCTACTGCGACGGTATCCGCCCTCCGATCATGCCGACTTCCCCCTGCCCCTGGACATGGTCTACTTCTGCCAGCCGGAGGGCTGCACCAGCGTAGGACCCCGGCGCACGGGATCCGCCATCCGGGACATGACCTCCTTCGTCTTCGCCCTGACGGACAAGGACTCGGGCAAGACGCGCTACGGCATCTGCGTGAACTTTTACAGGCCCATCGAGCGTCCCAGCTCCGCGGCTGGAGGGGCGGGAGTTGGGGGCGACCGGTCGGGCAACGGTGGCGGTCACGGAGGTGGCGGCGGAgctggaggcggtggcggcggtggCCGGGGCGGCAGGCGCTCCTCGGCCTTCAGACGCGAGTCCTGGCGGAAGAGCATGGAGCGCAGCTCGGACTCCGCTTTTAGCAG CGACTACAGAAGTAACGTAGCGCCCAGCGATTCGGACCGTGAACTAACCTCGCGCCGCGACTCCGACCAGCAGCGGCTGCACCACCAGtcgcagcaccaccaccagggCCACCACGGCCACCCCGGCCATCCGGGCCACCACCACGTGCCCAAGCTCGGCCTGATGGCCCCCTCGGCGGACTCGGAGTCGGGGGGCAGCCACTCGCCCTCGCCGCGCGCCTCGCGGAAGCGGACGAAGCTGCGCAACCAGTCGCTCACCTCGCTCTGCATCATCTCGCACCACCCGTTCTTCACCACCTTCCGGGAGTGCCTGTTCATCCTGAAGAAGCTGATCGATGCCTGCAACGAGTCCTCCTCCCCGAAGCGGGTGGGCGCCTCCCAGAAGATCAACAGGGACAATGTGTGGACGGTGCTGACGGGACATGCCAGCGAGGCCACGCCCTCGATTGTCCTGCACGATGTGCGGGAGATCGAGACCTGGATCCTGCGACTGCTCTCGACTCCGGTCCCAGTTCCAGGTTCCACCAGAGTAGAG GTCGAGGTACTATCCCCCACGGTGCACGAACCCTTGCTCTTCGCCCTGCCAGACCACACACGCTTCTCGCTGGTGGACTTTCCGCTCCACCTGCCCCTGGAGCTGCTCGGCGTGGAGACCTGCCTGAAGGTCTGGACCCTGATCATGCAGGAGAACAAGGTGCTGTTCCAGTCGCGCGACTACAACGCCCTGTCGATGTCGGTCATGGCCTTCGTCACCATGCTGTATCCCCTGGAGTACATGTTTCCGGTGATCCCGCTCCTGCCCACCTGCCTGAGCTGCGCGGAACAGTTGCTGCTGGCGCCCACTCCTTTCGTGATCGGAGTGCCGGCCTCCTTCCTGGTCTACAAGAAGAACTTCCG CCTACCGGATGATATCTGGGTGGTGGACCTGGACTCCACCAAGCTGACGCCGCCAACTGGGGGCTATGAGGAGATACCACCGCTACCTGAGCCAGAGGGCACCATCCTGAAGAACCACCTGAAGCAG GCACTCACTTCGATGACGGCCACCAACCAGGCGGTGTCCTCCCAGCAGCTCCTGCCATCCGTGCGGGATAGTCTTCAGGAGCCGCCCTTGCTGGG GGTCTCCCAAGTCCGGCTGCCACTGCAGACGCCTCCCCACTCGGCCCAGGCTAGCCAGAGGAACTCCGTGTCCGCCCAGGGCACCATCAGTTCTCGACAGCCCAGTCCGATGAATTCGCCGGCTCTGAATCCCTTCGTCTACGGAACGGATGTCGACTCCGTGGACGTAGCCACCCGAGTGGCCATGGTGCGGTTCTTCAACGCCCAGAACACACTGGCCAACTTTGCGGAGCACACGCGCACTCTGCGCCTCTATCCGCGTCCGGTGGTCGCCTTCCAGATCAACAGTTTCCTGCGGTCCAGGCCGAGGGCCTCCCAGTTCCTCAACCAGTTTGCCCGCACCCAGGCCGTGGAGTTCCTGGCGGAGTGGTCTCTGACCCCCACCAACGTGGCCTTCCTGCGGGTCCAAACCGGAGTGATGGACCCCATGCAGGTGGGTGACAAGCCCAAGTGGTTCGCCCACGCCCTGACCCCCATCCGGTTCTCGGTGTGGGACGACGGCAGCTCCCTCAACGGAGCTCTCCGCTCCCTGAAACAGCTAGAGTGCCAGCCCACGGATGAGAGTGGCTCCGACTCAGAGGGGGCGGACAGCAGCAGCTCCTCGTACAGCTCCCTGAGCGACTTCGTGTCGGAGATGGCCTCTTCGGACCTCTCACCCAGCCTCCACGACGTCTTCGGCTCCTACAACCGGCCGCACGTGGTGCCCCAAACCCTTTCCTCCAACCTGGATCCCGCCCTCGTTTACCATCCGCCCAGCAAGCTGCAGTACCCCGAAGGCATTCAGGACGCCGCGGCTAGCAAaaaagaggaggaggaggaggacgaacGGGCCGACTCACCAGTCTCCTCCTCGTCCAGTCGCTCGGACCTCAGCTCGCCCAGTTTCAATCGGGACTCGGAGTTCGACTTTCAGCCGAAGGGCAGCGCCCAGGCGGGAGTTCCTGGCCCGGGAGCCGGCGGAGGAGCTGGCTTCGAACTGGCCACACGGCTGGAGGCCACCATCAAGTTGGCCAGCGTGGAACAAGAGGCGGAGCCGGATACCAGAAGCTCCAAGGTGCCGCCGGGCAAGCTTCAGCGGCATCCCAGCGATTCGGAGCGACACGAAAAGAAGCTTCCG CCACCACTTACTCCGCCGATCAAGCAGCCGGGTGTCAGCAACATCCTGGCCAGGACGGGCAGCTCCGGATCCAGTTCCAGCAGTCCGGGTCGCCAGAGCTCACAGAGTTCGCTCTTCGAGAACTTTGCCTCCCACGCCAAGGAGCTGGTGAGAGAGACGACGCGCCAGAGCAGTCAGGAGGGTCTCCTGGCGCACGTGGACAAG TTCACGCTCCACGCCAAAAAGGCAGCCGGCGAGGCCTCCAAGCAGGCCCTGGAGGTGTCCAAACAGGCAGCAGGGGTGAGCAAGAACACCCTGGAGGATCTCACCTACGTGGGAAAGTCCACCCTGGGCGATCTGACGAAGACGGCCAAGGAGGCGGCTACCAAGAAGGGCATCATCAAAATCGAGGATCACCATGGAGGGCCACCGTCTTCGCCGGTACCGGGGGGATCTGTGCCTCCGTTGAAGGCTCCTCCCGGATCCCAGCTGGCGACTCAGAAGCAGGTCCAGCAGAGCGGCGGCACCGGAGGCAACAACTTCTTCTCCTCCATAGGCAGTGACTTCAATGGGCTGgcctcctccacctccaccatGTTCTCCGGGATGTTTGGCAAAA AGAACCAGCAGAAGCAGGCTGCAGTGCCTCACAAAGCACCAGTGCCCTCCGCAAAGGCTAAGACCGGAGGTCTTAACTTTGATCCCTTCCCGGGCAGGAAGGGTTTGGTCGAGCGCACACCGCTGATCAAGCACTCGGGTCCGCGACAGACCCAGGAGGAGCTGACTCGGCAACAGAACCAGGAGCGCTCGCACAGCAACGCAGAGAACCAGGCTTTCCTGAAGGACGTCACTAACCAGGTCCTGGCCGGTGAGGGGGTGGGCTGGCTGAAGCTGAACCGCTTCAAAAAACTGATGGAGGACGAGTCCTACCGCACCCTGGTGCTCAGCAAGCTCAACAAGACACTGGACAAGAAGATAGCGCCCGACGACCACATCGATGACGTG TGCGTCACCAAGCCCATTTGGAAGGGAATGCTCAAGTGCGTCCAGGCCATAGCCGCTGGGTTGGACGTCACCTTCGGGAACTACGGCTTGGGCGGTATGGCATCCGTGTTCCAGCTGATGGAGGTAGCCCACACCCACTACTGGAGCAAGGAGATCAACGACGGCAGCGACATGTCCTCCAGTCTTCTCTCCAGCCACGCGGCAAGTCCCATGGGCAGTCGGGAGAACCTACGCTCCCCTAGCTCTCCCAACGGCTCCCATTCCGGGCTGGGGAGCGAGTGGGCTTCGCCCCAGGAGTCGCGCAAGAGCTCCACCCAGCTGCCGCCCTCAGGAGCTGGTGCTGGAGGCACTCCGGCCGCCAACCGGCGCTTGTCCTCGGCGGACAGCCAGGACGGCCAGTCCACGACGGAGATGTTCAAGGATATGCTGTCGCAGAAGAGAAGTGCCTTGAAGAACATGCTCACCTCCTTCGACTCGGAT ACAACCACGTCAAAGGACTCAAAGAAGAGTACCGGAAACCTGTGGTCAGGCAAGTCAACACTGAGCGCCGGCTTCCGGTATACGGGCGGACACCTGATCAACACCTCGTCTTCGCCTTCTCCGGACAGTCCCCGGGTGTACCTGTTCGAGGGGCTACTGGGCAAGGACCGCCTGAATCTGTGGAACCAGATGCAGTTCTGGGAGGACGCTTTCTTGGATGCAGTTAGCCAGGAACGTGACATGATTGGAATGGACCAG GGCCCAATTGAGATGATGGAACGGTACAAGTCCCTGAGCGAATCGGAACGCAAGAGGCTGGAGCACGACGAGGATCGCCTGCTCTCGACCATGCTGTACAACCTGACGGCCATCCTGGTGATGCTGAACGTCAGCAAGGACGAGATCCGGCGCAAGATCCGCCGACTGCTGGGCAAGAGCCACATAGGCCTGGTGTACTCGCAGGAGGTGCACAATGTGGTCGATCAAATCAACAATTTG AATGGCAACGACATTGACCTGAAGCCACTGGGCTCGCGGCTCCTTCACCGCCAGAGCTTCACCGTCCACCAGGGCACGGACGTGAACGGACCGCTCCGGTTCATGGAAGTGCGGGACGACGGCCTGGTGCTCCGCTCGGTGGACGGTACCATTGTGGAGCGCTGGTGGTACGAGCGGCTGGTCAACATGACGTACTCTCCGAAGACCAAGCTGCTCTGCCTGTGGCGCCGCAATGGGGGTCAGACCCAGTTGCACAAGTACTACACAAGGAAG TGCAAAGAGCTTTACAATTGCATAAAGGAGGCAATGGAGCGCGGTGGCACGCCCACCAATGTCCCCGAGCTGGGCGGCGAGTTTCCCGTCCAGGACATGAACACGGGCGAGGGCGGCCTGCTGCAGGTGTGCCTCGAGGGTGTCGGTTTGTTGTTCTCCAACAGCAAG GATTTCGAG TTCTTCGTTCGGCTGGACCACATCCGCAAGTGCTTCACCCAGAAGGGCGGTATCTTTGTGCTGGAGGAGTACA ATCCCAAAACGCGCAATCTCATCCAAAGGAAGTACCAGTCTAGCATG GCGGCGGAGATCGTACTGAGCTTCCACCGGGTCACATCCGTGCAGTTCGCCTACATCTGCCACCTGAACGAGGCCAGCCAGCGAGGCGTAGTCGGCGCCGGAAAGCGGGGCTCCGCCCGGGAGACGACGGAAGTGGAGCAGCGTCCTCCACCAGTGCAGCCACCAGGGAGTGCCTGA